The Parus major isolate Abel chromosome 5, Parus_major1.1, whole genome shotgun sequence genome contains a region encoding:
- the FAM181A gene encoding protein FAM181A, translating to MASDSEVKTLLNFVNLASSDIKAALDKSAPCRRSVDHRKYLQKQLKRFSQKYSRIPRCHHPSKPPECGWRRGAEDRARGPLPEAPEPSSHGGAAAEKVMQTAEAEESLTGDRVLQEQKPEAARPDQVPMRKRQLPASFWEEPRPAQSLTARAFPASPEGLQAPRDPPPYEGKKSKRSPDAAGPESPPDTAPHVGEKDPAGPLSGRVGAWTCCPFPCPGPGVFQPPGALPPSPFPGLGLWRKSAAPLPAEVPHFCKEADGPGQKLYRPMVLKPIPTKPAIPPPIFNVFGYL from the coding sequence ATGGCATCGGACAGCGAGGTAAAAACTCTACTGAACTTCGTTAACCTGGCTTCGAGCGACATCAAAGCGGCTCTGGATAAATCAGCTCCTTGCCGCCGGTCAGTTGACCACaggaaatatttgcagaagCAGCTCAAGCGGTTTTCTCAGAAGTACTCACGGATCCCACGGTGTCACCACCCCAGCAAACCCCCTGAGTGCGGCTGGCGCAGGGGCGCTGAGGACCGGGCCCGCGGCCCCCTGCCCGAGGCACCCGAGCCCAGCTCCCACGGCGGGGCTGCCGCCGAGAAGGTGATGCAGACAGCCGAGGCAGAGGAGAGCCTCACCGGGGACCGGGTTTTGCAGGAACAAAAGCCCGAGGCTGCCCGACCGGACCAGGTGCCCATGAGGAAGCGACAGCTCCCCGCCTCCTTCTGGGAAGAGCCGCGGCCGGCCCAGAGCCTGACAGCCagagcctttcctgccagccctgaggGGCTCCAAGCCCCCAGAGACCCTCCTCCCTatgaggggaagaaaagcaagaggAGCCCGGACGCTGCGGGCCCGGAGAGCCCCCCTGACACTGCGCCACATGTCGGGGAGAAGGACCCCGCCGGGCCGCTCTCGGGCCGAGTGGGTGCTTGGAcctgctgccccttcccctgccccgGGCCAGGCGTGTTCCAGCCCCCGGGAGCGCTGCCCCCGTCGCCCttcccggggctggggctgtggcgGAAGAGTGCGGCCCCGCTGCCGGCCGAGGTGCCGCACTTCTGCAAGGAGGCCGATGGCCCGGGACAGAAACTCTACAGGCCCATGGTTCTGAAACCCATCCCCACCAAGCCCGCCATCCCCCCACCCATCTTCAATGTTTTTGGCTATCTTTAG